AAACAGTTGTTCCATCACTATATAACTACGGATTTTCTCCGTTTTCAAGCTCCCGCATGACGGAAGCCACAATTTCGTCCACCGGGCGTGCCGCATCTTCAATCAAATGCGCTGCAGCCGCATAATACGGCGCGCGCTCCCTGAGCACATCGGCCACTTCTTCCTCAATGCTCTTGCCCGTAAGCGAAGGACGCTGCGCATGCTGCGGGTCAGCCTGCAACCGCGCGGCAAGCGCCTCTGCAGAGGCAGTGAGCAGAACCACCAGCCCCGTGGCCCGCATGAGATCGCGGTTCTCTTCCCGCAGCACCATGCCGCCGCCCGTGGCGATGACAACTTCATGCTCTCCGCTCACGGCACGCAGGGCGGCGGATTCCATATCGCGAAAAGCCTTCCAGCCCCCGCGTTCCACTATGTCGCCCACGGCGCACCCGGCACCGCGCACAACCATTTCATCCGTATCCGTGAAACGCCACCCCAGCGTATCCGCCAGCGCCTTGCCCACAGTCGTCTTGCCGCTGGCTCTCGGGCCAATAAGATATATCCGCCGGGTCTGCATATTCCGCTCCTTATTGCTGTCCTTGCAGACAGATATGGTACGCCCATACGTGCCGCCCTGCAACAGCCCTTCTGCCCTTTCCATGAAGACGGGCTGTAAAGAAAAACACCAAAGACACCAGCGCCATCCCTTTTGTCCCGCAGCGTTTAGTGCTACAAGCTGCTTGATTCATATCATCACGCACGCTCAAGGAGTTTCAATGTCTTTCAGGAATCCCTTATATATCCGTCTTGCCAGTTTTGCCCTCGCCTGCATTCTGCTTGCTGCCTGTGCCAAACAGCCCACCACCGAATACACCCCCGTTTCCGAAAGCAAGGCAGACGCCATTGCACGGCAGATAGACATTTCCAAGCAGGGCCTCACGTCGTGGAACGACCTTGCCCCCGCGCTGGAAAGCTCGCTCGCCTACGTCAACCGCAAGCCCGCCGACGGTGTGGCCCTGAAGCGCGACATTCTTACCATCACCTGGGGCGAATTGCGTGCTGGCCTGCTGCTCATGCGCAACCTGCTGCCCCAGCTCGATCAGGACCCCAGCTTGCTGGGCAAACATTTCAGATTTGTCCAGATCTCGAAAGATCCCAAATTTACCAGCTATTACGAACCCGCCATTGAAGCCAATCTCACGCCCTCCAGCGTGTATGCCTACCCCATCTATTCCGTGCCGGGCGACCTGCAATCAGTGGACCTGACTCCCTTCCATCCTCGGTTCAAGGGCGAAAGACTCTATTACCGGCTGGAAAACGGGAAGGTTGTCCCCTACTTCCACCGCGCGGACATTGATTCCGATAAAAAGCTGTCCAACAAGGGACTGGAAATCGCATGGGCCAAGGATCCCGTTGATATCTTCTTCCTGCAGGTGCAGGGTTCGGGACGCCTCATCCTGCCAGACGGACACGAGATGCATGTCCTGTACGCAGGCAAGAACGGCCACCAGTATGTTTCCCTCGGCAGGGTCATGAAGGAAGCGGGGCTGCTCGGGCCGGACAACATCAGCATGCAGTCCATACGCGAATATCTGGACCGCAACCCCCAGAAAATGCAGGAACTGCTGAACACCAACCCGAGCTACGTGTTTTTCCGCCTCTCGGACAAGGGACCCTTCGGCGCCATGAACCAGCCGCTCACGGCACGGGTATCGCTCGCCACGGACCCGCTGCTCCTGCCGCTCGGCAGCCTGATGACCTTTACCATTCCCCTGCCTGACAAGGGCCCCGCAGGCGAATTCCGTCAGGGCAC
This region of Desulfovibrio subterraneus genomic DNA includes:
- the aroL gene encoding shikimate kinase AroL, producing MQTRRIYLIGPRASGKTTVGKALADTLGWRFTDTDEMVVRGAGCAVGDIVERGGWKAFRDMESAALRAVSGEHEVVIATGGGMVLREENRDLMRATGLVVLLTASAEALAARLQADPQHAQRPSLTGKSIEEEVADVLRERAPYYAAAAHLIEDAARPVDEIVASVMRELENGENP
- the mltA gene encoding murein transglycosylase A, whose product is MSFRNPLYIRLASFALACILLAACAKQPTTEYTPVSESKADAIARQIDISKQGLTSWNDLAPALESSLAYVNRKPADGVALKRDILTITWGELRAGLLLMRNLLPQLDQDPSLLGKHFRFVQISKDPKFTSYYEPAIEANLTPSSVYAYPIYSVPGDLQSVDLTPFHPRFKGERLYYRLENGKVVPYFHRADIDSDKKLSNKGLEIAWAKDPVDIFFLQVQGSGRLILPDGHEMHVLYAGKNGHQYVSLGRVMKEAGLLGPDNISMQSIREYLDRNPQKMQELLNTNPSYVFFRLSDKGPFGAMNQPLTARVSLATDPLLLPLGSLMTFTIPLPDKGPAGEFRQGTPFTGIGLAQDTGGAIKGHRLDFFSGYGEEATWVAGHMNTPGSVWIMLPRIP